From the genome of Lutzomyia longipalpis isolate SR_M1_2022 chromosome 2, ASM2433408v1, one region includes:
- the LOC129789664 gene encoding pre-mRNA-splicing factor CWC25 homolog, which yields MGGGDLNAKKSWHPNTLKNQERVWKVEQADAAEKRKLAELQREITDERNREELKKLAHTSGVIDMGDDKKLEWMYRGPTESVNREEYLLGRAVDRTFEQLTEADNQMIGVTVPKNHVEHECIPFSIRAFRGAEGGEQVDMARKIMEDPLMAIKQKEMESRRKLLENPVKLKELHRLLKIDQPKGSKKKSKKEKKKKKKRRKSSSTSSESEGSDLDELLAKKYKKIQEVINTESGEGNLDLNQLLEDKYDKLTQELDKMGSKKSKKSSRKDDERDRSRKRSSSREKSRRRDERSPSRDRSRRRRDERSSSQEDRTRRRGGAEKRRRTPSPVRTRRVLDDDEGSSRIVTKNYGLVSADGKSIKIDDRHRREERPRASASDSGTSKKAKTWTRPERQHLTEEEKEVKRREMMENAVWRDKERERNVRRYREDDRKQRARDDSREFDKNFINKEIHKAVSKETVESRIKSNVNNIQRSSHSMNDHFARR from the exons ATGGGTGGTGGAGATTTG aatgCCAAAAAGTCCTGGCACCCGAATACGCTGAAAAACCAGGAACGCGTGTGGAAGGTAGAGCAGGCAGATGCAGCTGAGAAGCGGAAGCTCGCTGAGCTTCAGAGGGAGATTACAGATGAACGGAATCGGGaggaattgaagaaattgGCACACACATCCGGAGTCATTGACATGGGGGACGACAAGAAGCTGGAGTGGATGTACAGGGGCCCGACGGAGAGTGTAAATCGAGAGGAGTACCTTCTGGGGAGAGCAGTCGACAGGACCTTTGAGCAGCTCACTGAAGCTGATAATCAGATGATTGGAGTGACTGTGCCGAAGAATCACGTCGAGCATGAATGTATTCCCTTCTCTATCCGGGCATTCAGAGGCGCCGAAGGTGGGGAGCAGGTTGACATGGCCAGGAAGATCATGGAGGATCCCCTAATGGCCATAAAGCAGAAGGAAATGGAATCCCGGAGGAAGCTTCTTGAGAATCCCGTCAAGTTGAAGGAACTTCATCGTTTGCTGAAGATTGATCAGCCAAAGGGATCAAAAAAGAAGAgcaagaaggagaaaaagaagaagaagaagcgcaGAAAGAGTAGTTCCACCTCTTCTGAGTCTGAAGGGAGTGATTTAGATGAACTCCTCGCGaagaaatacaagaaaatccaGGAAGTCATCAATACGGAAAGTGGTGAAGGGAATTTGGATCTCAATCAATTGCTTGAGGATAAGTACGATAAATTGACGCAGGAGCTGGATAAGATGGGATCTAAAAAGTCCAAGAAATCATCAAGGAAGGATGATGAGAGGGATCGTTCGAGGAAGAGAAGTTCATCAAGGGAGAAATCACGAAGGCGCGATGAGAGATCTCCTTCACGGGATAGGTCCAGGAGAAGACGCGACGAGAGATCTTCATCACAGGAGGATAGGACAAGGAGAAGAGGAGGAGCAGAGAAACGTCGACGAACCCCATCTCCTGTGAGAACGAGACGTGTTTTGGACGACGATGAAGGAAGTTCCCGGATAGTTACAAAGAACTACGGCCTTGTGTCTGCTGATGGGAAATCCATAAAGATTGATGACAGGCATAGGAGGGAGGAGCGCCCAAGGGCATCTGCAAGTGATTCAGGCACATCCAAGAAAGCAAAAACCTGGACAAGACCTGAGAGGCAGCACCTCACGGAGGAGGAGAAGGAAGTAAAACGTCGGGAAATGATGGAGAATGCAGTGTGGCGGGACAAGGAACGTGAGAGGAACGTCAGGAGGTATCGTGAGGATGACAGGAAGCAGAGAGCACGAGATGATTCACGTGAATTCGACAAGAACTTCATCAACAAGGAGATCCACAAGGCAGTTAGCAAGGAAACCGTAGAGTCTCGCATTAAATCTAATGTGAATAATATTCAGCGCTCATCGCACTCAATGAATGACCATTTTGCACGGAGATAG